In Microbacterium terrisoli, the genomic stretch CAGTCCGCGCACGAGTTGTTCGGCGTGGGCGCTCGTGCCCAGTGCCAGCCGCAGCAGTTCGCGCAGCGTCGGCCACTCGGCGTGCCAGGCGCCGTCGGGGCGCTCGTCGACGGTGAGGGCGGCGGCCAGGTGCAGCGTCGCACCCAGCTGCGGGGCGCGCAGAGCCGCCGAGCGGATGAGCACGGAGCGCACGGGGTTGTGCTTCTGCGGCATGGCAGAAGAGCCGCCGCCTTCACCCTCGGCCATCTCGCCGATCTCGGTGCGGCTGTAGGTGGCGATGTCGGCGGCGATCGTGCCGACCGCGTCGATCGACTGCACGAGCGCGTCGCCGAGTTCGGTGATCGGCCACCGGGTGGTGTGCCACGGGGCGTCGGGCGCGGCAAGGCGCAGCTCTTTCGCGAATGCGGCCGGCAGCGCGGCGGCGGCATCCTCGCCTCCCACCTCGACGAACGCGGCCAGGGTTCCGGCCGCACCCCCCAATTGCACCGGCAGCACGGCTTCTTGCAGCCGCTGCATGGCCCGGCGAACTGCGCGCAGCCACACGGCCGCACGCAGGCCGACCGTGGTGGGCACCGCCTGCTGGGTCAGGGTGCGGCCGGCGGCGACCTCGTCGCGGCGCTCGCGTGCGATGCCGCCCAGCGCGCACGCGACCTCTTCGAGCGAGAGGGCGATGCGCGTGAGCGCGCCGCGGGCGACGATCATCAGCGCGGTGTCGACGATGTCTTGGCTGGTCGCCCCGCGATGCACCCAGATGCGGGCCTCGTCGGCAACGCGCTCGCGCAGGAGCCCGACCAGCGGGATCACGGGATTGCCACCGGCGGGGGATGCCGCCGCCAGCGCATCGACCTCGATGCCGTGGCCGCGCACCCGGGCGCCGGCGCGTCGCCACCCCAACGCCTGCGAGATCGCCGCAGCTGCGGCATCCGGCGCCACTCCCACCGTGTGCCAGGCGCGCGAGAGCGCCGCCTCGGCCGTGACCAGCGCATCCACGACGATCGCGTCGGAGACGACCTCGTCGTGGCCGACCGTCACCGGTGAGAGCAACCCCGCATCCACAACCGCCACGGCAGTCCCCTCTTGCGTCTCACCCGCCGCCATCG encodes the following:
- a CDS encoding lyase family protein, producing the protein MAVVDAGLLSPVTVGHDEVVSDAIVVDALVTAEAALSRAWHTVGVAPDAAAAAISQALGWRRAGARVRGHGIEVDALAAASPAGGNPVIPLVGLLRERVADEARIWVHRGATSQDIVDTALMIVARGALTRIALSLEEVACALGGIARERRDEVAAGRTLTQQAVPTTVGLRAAVWLRAVRRAMQRLQEAVLPVQLGGAAGTLAAFVEVGGEDAAAALPAAFAKELRLAAPDAPWHTTRWPITELGDALVQSIDAVGTIAADIATYSRTEIGEMAEGEGGGSSAMPQKHNPVRSVLIRSAALRAPQLGATLHLAAALTVDERPDGAWHAEWPTLRELLRLALGTSAHAEQLVRGLQIDSAAVARNAQGVGMLAERLSIVLGPLIGRPRVAELVAAAADRAQLAEAVRALPEAAGLDVDALLDPAGYTGLARRLVDEAAPVTDSTEADSAADTAEGYA